AGACGATCCACGGCAAGCCGCTGGTCTACCTCGACAGCGCCGCCTCGGCCCAGAAGCCGACGCCGGTGCTGGAGCGGCTGATAGAGGCCTACACGCGCGACTACGCCAACGTACACCGCGGCCTGCACACGCTCGCCAACCGCTCGACCGAGGCCTACGAGGGGGCGCGCGAGACCGTGCGCCGCTTCCTCAACGCACCGTCGACGGAGGAGGTGATCTTCACCCGCTCCTCCACCGAGGCGATCAACCTCGTGGCACAGACCTTCGGGCGCACGCGGATCGGCGAGGGCGACGAGATCGTCGTCACCGTCATGGAGCATCACTCCAACATCGTGCCCTGGCACTTCCTGCGCGAGCGGCAGGGCGCCGTCATCAAGTGGATCGGCCTCACCGAGGACGGCTCGCTCGACATGGAAGCCTACGAGGCGGCGCTGACCGAGCGAACCAAGATGGTCGCCATGGTGCACATGTCGAACGTCCTGGGCACGGTGAACCCGGTTGCCGAGATCTGCCGCATCGCCCGCGAACGGGGCATCCCGACCCTGATCGACGGGTCGCAGAGCGCGGTCCACGGCCCCGTCGACGTGCAGGCGATCGGCTGTGACTTCTTCGCCTTCACCGGCCACAAGCTCTACGGCCCCACCGGGATCGGCGTCCTCTACGGCCGCCGCGAACTCCTGGAGGCGATGCCGCCCTTCCTGGGCGGCGGCGAGATGATCGAGTCCGTCTCGCGCGACACGGTCGTCTATGCGGGTCTGCCCAACCGCTTCGAGGCGGGCACGCCGCCGATCGCGCAGGCCATCGGCCTGGGCGCCGCGGTCGAGTATGTCGAGGCGATCGGCTGGGACGCGATCACCGCCCACGAGGCCGACCTCACCGCCTACGCCCGCGAGCGGCTGCGCGGCGTCAACGCGCTCTCGCTCTACGGCGACGCTCCGAACCGCGGCGGCGTATTCGCGTTCAATCTCCAGGGGGCCCATCCCCACGACGTGTCGACCATCCTGGACCGCGAAGGTGTTGCGGTGCGGGCCGGACAGCATTGCACCGAGCCTTTGATGGACGCGCTCGGGATCAATGCCACCTGCCGGGCGTCTTTTGGCCTCTACAACACGCGAGCCGAAGTGGATCGACTTGCCGAGGCCATCGAGAAAGCCCATAGATTCTTCGTGTAAGGAGGTGACGATGGACAGCACCAAGGCCGGGTTCGCCGACAACACGACGCCGGAGCGCGCCACGGACGCCCCGTCCGAGCACCGCCCGCTGTCCGAGGATCGTCTGGCGCGCGATGCCGAGGCGGTCGGCGGCGGGCTCCCCGAGACCGAGGTCTTGGAGCCCGGCACCTCGGCGATCCCCGAGGAAGAGCTGGACCGGATCACGCAGGACATCATCGCCGCGCTCAAGACGGTGTACGACCCGGAAATCCCGGTCGATATCTACGAGCTCGGCCTCATCTACCGCGTCGACATCGAGGACGACCGCTCCATCCGCGTCGACATGACGCTGACGGCGCCCGGCTGCCCCGTCGCCGGCGAGATGCCGGGGTGGGTCGAGAACGCCATCGGCACGGTGGAGGGCGTCGGCGCGGTGCTGGTGAACATGGTGTTCGACCCGCCGTGGGACCCGTCGCGGATGTCGGACGAGGCCCGCGTCGCTCTCGATATGTTCTAATGTCGGGCGCCCCCGGTGGCGTCCACCGGGCGAAATGCCTACATTCCAATTCGACCCGTCAGGTTGAGGAGCCAGTATGTCCCGCCCGGCCATCATGACCATGTCCGACAATGCCGCCGACCGCGTGCGCGAAATCGTGGGACGCGCCGATCCGCCGATCGCGGGCCTACGCGTCGGGATCAAGAAAGGCGGTTGCGCGGGCATGGAGTACACCATGGACGCGGTCACCGACCCGGACCCCAAGGACGAGATCGTCGAGGCGTCCGGCGCCCGCGTCTTCGTCGACAAGGCGGCCGTGCTCTTCCTGCTCGGCTGCCGGATGGACTACGAGGTGACGAAGTTCCGCTCCGGCTTCACCTTCCAGAACCCCAACCAGGTTTCCGCCTGCGGTTGCGGCGAATCGGTCGAGCTGAAGGCTGCGGCCGAATAAGCGCACCACGCCGGGCTTCCCCGCACGGCAAAGCATCGACGCGAAAGGCCGGTCCCACCAGGACCGGCCTTTTCTCGTCGCGGCTCCCGCAGCGCGCGTCGCGGCGGGACCGCGCGCGCCGCCGGGGTCAATAGGCTTGCTTGGAGCGGAACCGGGCCTCGGGCGAGATCTCGCTCAGGACCTTGGATTCGTGCGCCTGCTCGGCGAGGCCGAGGCAGTGTTCGGCGATGCAGATGGCGCTCGTCGGGTCGTCGTCGCGGTGGAGGGCGGAGATGCCGCATGCCAGGATCAGCGCGGTCGCGGGCGCCTTCTCGTTCTGCTGGTCGACGGTGGACTTCACCGCCTCGGCGATCCGAGTGGTCTGGTGCAGGGCGCGGTCGGGGAAGACGACGGCGATCGCGAAGGGGGCGACGGCATAGACCGTTCCGAGACCCCCGAGCGCCTCGACCAGCGCCTGGCGGGTGCGGCGCATGACGCCCAGCGCCTCGGCCGACCGGGGCGCGAGCTCCGGCAGGCGCAGCGACAGGACGGCGATCGTATGCGGGGCGCGCTTCGCCGGAGCGCCCATCCAGATCCGCCGCGTGTCGCGCAGGAGCATCGGCCGTTCCGACTGGAACGGCGCCGCCTCGGCGGTGGCGGCGCGGTCGGACGCGGGCGGCCCGCCGGAATGACCATCGAGGCGCGGGCGGAGCGCCGTGCCGTCGAGCCTGGGCGTGTCGCCGTTACCGCCGCCGGTGCGGGCCGGCGGGTGGCCCGGCTCCTCGATGAGGGTCGGGCCGGAGACCATCAGCTCGCGCGAGACGTAGGCGGGGTGAGCGGTGGGGCCGGCGGCACCGTGGGCGATCGCCGAACCGGTCGCCGGTGTGGCGACAGCGACGGCGCGGTAGGCACTTTCGGCAGGTCGCTCGGCCACCATCGTGTCCCCGTCCGCCCCCGCTTCTACCCCTGCGCCGGCGAGGACCAGTTCACGCGACGGGGTGCCGGCATCGAGGCGGATGTGGGACAGATCGGGCAGGGCGATGGCGGCGAGGCTGGGCGCAGGCGCCGTGACCGCGTTCTCCATCTCCGCCTCGGCGGCGGCTTTCGGCGCCGCGGGCGCCCGGAAGGGCGCGGGCGAGGCTGTGAAGAGCACACGGCTGAACGCTGCGTCGACCTCGTCCGCCGCATCGTCGTCGTCGCCGTCGGCGAGCGCCGGCGCAGGCTGCGGCGCGGCCTTCGCGACGGCGGGCGACGGCGTCTCGGGCGCGGGTAGGGCGGCGCGGAACGGCGCTTCGGCCGCACAGGCACGCGCGCTGGGCGGCGCGCCGTCGGCGCACGGCGTCGCATCGGCTGCGGCCGGCGGATCGGCCTGCGGGTCCGCCGCGCCGAGCGCCTCGTCCTGCGGATCCGGCGCCGCTGCGCTGGAGTCCGGCTCGGCCGTGATCAGCTCGTCGGCGAGGGCGCGGGCGAGTTCTGCTTCGTAGGATGGGAGAGAGTGCGCCCCGCTGCGCGCGCTGGTGTGGCGGTCGGACGCGCTGTCCTGGAAATCATGCACCACGGCTCTGCCTCATGTTTTCTGGGACCGCGCGTGTCGTGCGGTCGCCACCAAACATTGCGGAGTGTGGTTAATGAACTCCTAATATCCACAGGCCCGACGTTAAGAAATCGGCAATATCTCGGGCTGGACATGCACCCGGTGGGGCGAGAGGCGGCCCCGGTCGGCGCCGCGACCGCCGTTCGACGGTCGCTGGTACAAGGCGGCTGTCAGCCGACCTGCTCGGTGGTGGACTTGCGGGCCGGCGTGACCTTGCGCGGCGTCAACGGCCGCAAGAGGAACGCCGGAACGTAGGGAGTGTCACGGAAGACGACGCGGTTCTCCTCCGGCTCGCGACCTTCGCCGCGACGTCCCTTGGAGCGGCGCGACCCGCGCTCGGACCGTGTCGCCTCGCCGTCGCTCCTGGCGGGCGCTTCGGCCCGGGGAGCAGGGGCGGGAGCGGAAGCAGGGGCGGAAGCCGGGGCCGCGGTCGTCTCCGGCGCGGGAGCGGCGGCGGCCTGCTCGGCGCGTCTCTCGCCACGACGGCGACCGCGGGACGGGCGCGGCGTCTCGTCCGCGGCGGCAGCGGCCGGAGCAGGAGTCGGGGCCGCCTTGGCGGGCGCGTCGTCCTCGAACCAGTCCACGCTGCGCTTCAACATCGACTCGAT
This portion of the Acuticoccus sp. I52.16.1 genome encodes:
- a CDS encoding cysteine desulfurase encodes the protein MDVVSAPATLDVARIREDFPILKETIHGKPLVYLDSAASAQKPTPVLERLIEAYTRDYANVHRGLHTLANRSTEAYEGARETVRRFLNAPSTEEVIFTRSSTEAINLVAQTFGRTRIGEGDEIVVTVMEHHSNIVPWHFLRERQGAVIKWIGLTEDGSLDMEAYEAALTERTKMVAMVHMSNVLGTVNPVAEICRIARERGIPTLIDGSQSAVHGPVDVQAIGCDFFAFTGHKLYGPTGIGVLYGRRELLEAMPPFLGGGEMIESVSRDTVVYAGLPNRFEAGTPPIAQAIGLGAAVEYVEAIGWDAITAHEADLTAYARERLRGVNALSLYGDAPNRGGVFAFNLQGAHPHDVSTILDREGVAVRAGQHCTEPLMDALGINATCRASFGLYNTRAEVDRLAEAIEKAHRFFV
- a CDS encoding SUF system Fe-S cluster assembly protein, encoding MDSTKAGFADNTTPERATDAPSEHRPLSEDRLARDAEAVGGGLPETEVLEPGTSAIPEEELDRITQDIIAALKTVYDPEIPVDIYELGLIYRVDIEDDRSIRVDMTLTAPGCPVAGEMPGWVENAIGTVEGVGAVLVNMVFDPPWDPSRMSDEARVALDMF
- a CDS encoding iron-sulfur cluster assembly accessory protein, which translates into the protein MSRPAIMTMSDNAADRVREIVGRADPPIAGLRVGIKKGGCAGMEYTMDAVTDPDPKDEIVEASGARVFVDKAAVLFLLGCRMDYEVTKFRSGFTFQNPNQVSACGCGESVELKAAAE